A single Lolium perenne isolate Kyuss_39 chromosome 6, Kyuss_2.0, whole genome shotgun sequence DNA region contains:
- the LOC139832503 gene encoding uncharacterized protein: MSRIRQLQNTRGKELSGVQITAYFLRIRVQPLQARKNPLWTYSGKNDANRISGDLSTKDLEKLIRRLSRLGKDPIPSSCRVEPYSAANPLPENHPTMTSLPPLPEGGEVEEQAIVAEDTQGSAIRESEVAGSHKSAASHEKEVESEASESTQSLPPAVSPKNKRKRTDVEDSGTSKAEEVVPSHPKATYDLYAESLISSDDEEEVPTTDVAPRTST, translated from the exons atgtctcgtattcgccagcttcaaaatactcgaggcaaagagctttctggtgttcaaatcactgcctatttccttaggattagagtgcagcctctccaggctcgcaaaaatcccctttggacatattctggtaaaaatgacgccaacagaatctccggtgatctttccaccaaggacttggagaagttgattcgaagactttctcgcctgggtaaagacccaattccttcctcttgtcgcgtggaaccgtacagcgccgccaatccactccccgag aaccatcctaccatgacttcccttcctcctcttccggagggtggagaagtcgaagaacaggccatcgttgccgaagatactcaaggttctgctattcgtgaaagtgaagtcgcgggttctcacaaatctgcggcttctcatgaaaaagaagttgagtctgaagccagtgaatcgacgcaatcccttcctcctgctgtttctcccaagaacaaaaggaaaaggactgatgttgaagattctggcacctctaaggctgaagaagttgttccttctcatccgaaggcaacttacgatctttatgctgaatccctcatcagctc cgatgacgaggaagaagttccaactactgacgtggctcctcggacaagcac ttga